One part of the Nomascus leucogenys isolate Asia unplaced genomic scaffold, Asia_NLE_v1 Super-Scaffold_3019, whole genome shotgun sequence genome encodes these proteins:
- the RNF44 gene encoding RING finger protein 44 isoform X1, whose translation MRPWALAVTRWPPSAPVGQRRFSAGPGSTPGQLWGSPGLEGPLASPPARDERLPSQQPPSRPPHLPVEERRASAPAGGSPRMLHPATQQSPFMVDLHEQVHQGPVPLSYTVTTVTTQGFPLPTGQHIPGCSAQQLPACSVMFSGQHYPLCCLPPPLIQACTMQQLPVPYQAYPHLISSDHYILHPPPPAPPPQPTHMAPLGQFVSLQTQHPRMPLQRLDNDVDLRGDQPSLGSFTYSTSAPGPALSPSVPLHYLPHDPLHQELSFGVPYSHMMPRRLSTQRYRLQQPLPPPPPPPPPPPYYPSFLPYFLSMLPMSPTAMGPTISLDLDVDDVEMENYEALLNLAERLGDAKPRGLTKADIEQLPSYRFNPDSHQSGQTLCVVCFSDFEARQLLRVLPCNHEFHTKCVDKWLKANRTCPICRADASEVPREAE comes from the exons ATGCGACCATGGGCTCTGGCAGTGACTAGGTGGCCACCCTCCGCCCCCGTGGGTCAGCGGCGATTCTCTGCGGGACCCGGCAGCACCCCGGGCCAGCTCTGGGGAAG CCCTGGCCTCGAGGGCCCCCTGGCCAGCCCGCCTGCCCGGGATGAGCGCTTACCCTCCCAGCAGCCGCCGTCCCGACCTCCACACCTCCCCGTAGAGGAGCGCCGAGCCTCGGCTCCTGCCGGCGGGAGCCCCCGAATGCTGCACCCAGCCACCCAGCAGAGCCCGTTCATGGTTGATCTCCACGAGCAG GTGCACCAGGGACCTGTCCCTCTGTCCTACACGGTCACCACAGTGACGACCCAAGGCTTCCCCTTGCCTACTGGCCAGCACATCCCTGGCTGCAGTGCCCAGCAGCTCCCAGCATGCTCCGTGATGTTCAGCGGGCAGCATTACCCCCTCTGCTGCCTCCCGCCCCCG CTTATCCAGGCGTGCACCATGCAGCAGCTGCCTGTGCCCTATCAGGCCTACCCCCACCTCATCTCCAGTGACCACTACATCTTGCACCCCCCACCACCGGCCCCACCCCCCCAGCCCACCCACATGGCGCCCCTGGGGCAGTTTGTGTCTCTGCAGACCCAGCACCCTCGGATG CCCCTACAGCGGCTCGACAACGATGTGGACCTGCGTGGGGACCAACCCTCCCTGGGTAGCTTCACCTACTCCacctctgcacctggcccagccctTTCCCCGTCGGTGCCCCTGCACTACCTGCCCCACGATCCACTGCACCAGGAGCTGTCCTTTGGTGTG CCATATTCTCACATGATGCCGCGGAGACTGAGCACCCAGAGATACCGCCTGCAGCAGCCACTGCCCCCGccgcccccaccaccacccccaccaccctacTACCCCAGCTTCCTGCCCTACTTCCT CTCGATGCTGCCAATGTCACCAACAGCAATGGGGCCCACCATCAGCCTGGATCTGGACGTGGATGACGTGGAGATGGAGAACTATGAG GCCCTCCTGAACCTGGCCGAGCGGCTGGGAGATGCCAAGCCCCGGGGCCTCACCAAAGCAGACATAGAGCAGCTCCCGTCGTACCGCTTTAACCCGGACAGCCATCAGTCAGGGCAGACGCT GTGTGTGGTCTGCTTCAGTGACTTCGAGGCGCGGCAGCTGCTCCGAGTCCTCCCCTGCAACCATGAGTTCCACACCAAGTGTGTTGACAAGTGGTTGAAG GCCAACCGGACGTGTCCCATCTGCCGGGCTGATGCCTCCGAGGTGcccagggaggctgagtga
- the RNF44 gene encoding RING finger protein 44 isoform X2 → MLHPATQQSPFMVDLHEQVHQGPVPLSYTVTTVTTQGFPLPTGQHIPGCSAQQLPACSVMFSGQHYPLCCLPPPLIQACTMQQLPVPYQAYPHLISSDHYILHPPPPAPPPQPTHMAPLGQFVSLQTQHPRMPLQRLDNDVDLRGDQPSLGSFTYSTSAPGPALSPSVPLHYLPHDPLHQELSFGVPYSHMMPRRLSTQRYRLQQPLPPPPPPPPPPPYYPSFLPYFLSMLPMSPTAMGPTISLDLDVDDVEMENYEALLNLAERLGDAKPRGLTKADIEQLPSYRFNPDSHQSGQTLCVVCFSDFEARQLLRVLPCNHEFHTKCVDKWLKANRTCPICRADASEVPREAE, encoded by the exons ATGCTGCACCCAGCCACCCAGCAGAGCCCGTTCATGGTTGATCTCCACGAGCAG GTGCACCAGGGACCTGTCCCTCTGTCCTACACGGTCACCACAGTGACGACCCAAGGCTTCCCCTTGCCTACTGGCCAGCACATCCCTGGCTGCAGTGCCCAGCAGCTCCCAGCATGCTCCGTGATGTTCAGCGGGCAGCATTACCCCCTCTGCTGCCTCCCGCCCCCG CTTATCCAGGCGTGCACCATGCAGCAGCTGCCTGTGCCCTATCAGGCCTACCCCCACCTCATCTCCAGTGACCACTACATCTTGCACCCCCCACCACCGGCCCCACCCCCCCAGCCCACCCACATGGCGCCCCTGGGGCAGTTTGTGTCTCTGCAGACCCAGCACCCTCGGATG CCCCTACAGCGGCTCGACAACGATGTGGACCTGCGTGGGGACCAACCCTCCCTGGGTAGCTTCACCTACTCCacctctgcacctggcccagccctTTCCCCGTCGGTGCCCCTGCACTACCTGCCCCACGATCCACTGCACCAGGAGCTGTCCTTTGGTGTG CCATATTCTCACATGATGCCGCGGAGACTGAGCACCCAGAGATACCGCCTGCAGCAGCCACTGCCCCCGccgcccccaccaccacccccaccaccctacTACCCCAGCTTCCTGCCCTACTTCCT CTCGATGCTGCCAATGTCACCAACAGCAATGGGGCCCACCATCAGCCTGGATCTGGACGTGGATGACGTGGAGATGGAGAACTATGAG GCCCTCCTGAACCTGGCCGAGCGGCTGGGAGATGCCAAGCCCCGGGGCCTCACCAAAGCAGACATAGAGCAGCTCCCGTCGTACCGCTTTAACCCGGACAGCCATCAGTCAGGGCAGACGCT GTGTGTGGTCTGCTTCAGTGACTTCGAGGCGCGGCAGCTGCTCCGAGTCCTCCCCTGCAACCATGAGTTCCACACCAAGTGTGTTGACAAGTGGTTGAAG GCCAACCGGACGTGTCCCATCTGCCGGGCTGATGCCTCCGAGGTGcccagggaggctgagtga